DNA from Dama dama isolate Ldn47 chromosome 5, ASM3311817v1, whole genome shotgun sequence:
atgactgagcaactgagcgcgcgcgcgcgcgcacacacacacacacacacacacacacacacacacacacacacacacactcattccaCAAAATCACAGAGAACTGGGAAAGTCATAAATCAGGCAAGACTCACAGAACAGTGAACGGCAGATACAGCTCCACCTTTGGACCTCACTGGCCAGAGTGAACTGCGTGCTATGAGCTCTCCCGTTCCTGACCTGCAGTGTCCATGGACTGAGCCGCTCCCACACCCCCGACTCACCACATGTGCCCACTGGAGGCCTGCAGGGAGACATGGCTGCTGTACTGGAAGGCGGGCTGCTCCTTGGACAACACTGGCTCCTGCGAGGGTCCAGGAAGACAGGTCAGCCCAGATGAGCTCCGTGCCCCAGGGCCACGTGCTGCCCGTCACCGAGTTAGGGCCGGGTGCCCTCTCACGCCTCCCACCCTAACGGCCGGCCAGCACCTCCTCTCACAGCACCGACACGGACCTGGGCCTCTTACTCTGACCCTGGGAAAGATGATCTCAGACTGAACATCTGAGGTTTCCAGGCTAAGATGCCAAGCCCAAGATCTCTGCAAATATCCCTTTCAGCATCCATTCACTAAGTGCCTTATGATCAGCAAACTTCTGCTAACTTAAGTCCTGGTAATCATAAGGTAATAGATATCATCCTAAAAAACTGAGATTCTGGTTAAATAACCTGACCAAAGTTATGCAGCAGTAAACAACACAGTGAGCATCTGAAAACAGATGAGTTCCAAAGCCCTGTTCTTTCTATCCCACGCGGCCTCCCCAAGTCCCTGCTAATGTGTATAACTGCTTACTGAATGTGGCCCCTCCTCTTGACTTTATTTCTCAGGCGACTGGGTGGGGTAGCACAGAAATTGCAAAATCAGATCTCGTCAAGGGCCAGCGGAGGATGTACGTGTgtaaagaggcagaggaaggacAACTGGGAGTGGTGGAGGGTGTGTGCCACACCCAAGGGCTTCCCAATTCAGATTCTTAAAAAGGGTGGCCACCAATGTCACTTGCTTGGCTCCAAATCCAGGGCCTGCTACTCCGTGCTCCAAGGACCATGGGCTAGTTAATAACAGTCTCAGTGTcgtcacctgtgaaatgggtcaTAAGACACCTCCCTCACAGTGAGGTTTCTCACTCTGAACAGTCCTGCGCTTTCACACACTGAACCTCTGTCCCTAACCACAGAGGAGGAGACCATGCACCAAGCTCCTAGGCCTGCTGGGTAGGACCAGAAACCAAGATTATTAGCCCAAAGATGCTCACCCTGCCCACCACCCCTCGGCCTCGTACGGTCTCCAAGGTGCCGGATAGACTGAATATTCTCCAGTGTCGCTCCCGGAGTTGAACCACGTCACTGTCAAGGTTCTCCAAGCGGATACAGTAGCGCCACTGTGGGAATAGGGGAGAGATTTCATGTCTGAGAAGGAATAGAACTTGGGCTGGCCCCCTGGGAATTATAAGAGAGCAAAGGGCAACAAAGGCCAACACCTGCACTGCATGGGTCTCATCTCCCACACCGGAGGTAAAGCCCCCACCTTCCAACCTGCCCCCACAGGCACGCCTCCTGAGCTCCCCTCCTCTTGAGATTAGACACTCACCCAGTAGACATGCGAATTCTGGGCTtcctggggaaaaataaaatacaaagaatttcAGTCCCCGAGGGTAGAAAACGTCTATTCCAATCAACATCTCTCCAGTGGAGCAGATGTATTTCAGGACGGACGCAAAGACAGAACACAGTCATAAGTATCTTGACGTGCTAACTATGGCCAACATGCCCAGAGGGAGGCAGGATCCCTGGGTCCTTCCCTGGTCTCCTTCCTCTTCATCCTATCAAGATCACAGATCTGGATgggaacagaaaacagaagagagggCTCTTCCCTCTCACCACTCTCCCCGTCAGCCGCCGCCCCTCCCACCCACTACTGCTGCCCAGGCTGCTGTCTTCCTCCTCTGCTTCCCACATCCCAGCAGGATTACAATACTTGGAAAGCTGTATGTTGGCCTCCCCCACTACCATGAGCTCCTGGAAGGCAGGTACAGTGTTTCATTTTTGTCTCCCTAAGACCCAGGTCACGGCCAAGCAAGAAACAGctcaataaatgtataaaatgtggggatccttccttctttctttctttccttgttttttaaaaaataaattaattaaatgttgGAAGATGAGCCTACGGTGATTTAAACAAGTATGTGTATGTTCTTCAGAATCATGGCTCCCTTTGAgccagaagagaagagagagtcaACCTGGAGGCCTCCTTCCTAGGATCTGAGAGTTTCCTTGCTCTAGGTCTTGGTGTCAGCTCTTGCCAAGTGGGTGCTCGACCCCAACCAATACATGCAGCACTGGTATCCAGAACCTCAGGCACATGGTTTAAATGTGGGACCACACCAGCAGTCACACTGGGGACACCACAAAGAACCTGGGGTCCCGGCCCTGAAGCAAGGTACCAAGGCTCAGCACCTACCCTCATGCCCATGTAGAAGGGGATGACGGTGACACGGATATTCTCAGTTGTTTCCCGGTGGACATCGGAGAGCTCCAGCCAAGGGTGATTCTTCTCCTGCCAGGCCCGTAGTGTCTCCCGAGCCACAAAAGGGGGTGCTGGGGCAAGAAATGACTGGTTAGACCAGGCCAGCGGCCAACTGCATCTCTTATAAAACCCTTCCCAGTGATGGCCAAGGTAAATAAGACACATGAGCCAAAGCAGCACAGGCTGGAAGAAGGCACAGAGCTCCCTATCAAGAATTAGCCCCAAGGAGGAATATGACGTCAGGGGAAGAGAAATGGCCTGGGAATTGGGAGCCCTGGCTCTCAGATCTCGCTCTGCCACTACCTAGCAACGTTGAGTCGCTCTCATCATCCCTGGGCCTGTTTCCCTATCTGTGAGGAGGAGATGAAGGCCATCTACCTGACAGGTCTAAAGGGAGGTTAAATAGAGTTGTAGAAATACAGCTTTGAAACTGCTTCTGTGACACTGTCTTTGAAGAAAGGACCCTCCCATTCCAGCTTCCCTTTATGAGAACGGGTACCTTTTGTCTGGTCATACAGAAGAAATCTTTCAAAGAGCTCGTGCTGGATGGGAACCTGATCAGTGGAGGTGTAGGGGAGGATGTCTTCGTGGCTGACATAATCCAGGCctggcagagagacagagatgggaaACTCACAAAGGAAGGGGGAAGAGTGGGGCTGAAAAGAAACTCAATTTCTGGGCCTTGTCCCAGGGTGGGACAACCCTGGCACCACAGCTCTCAGCATCTACACGCCCTCCCAGCAGATTCAAGGACAGCAGAAAGGCACTGGAATTCTCTCCCTGAGACACACCACACCCCTCACCGATGGGCACCACTCAGACGCTCATAACTCACCTGGGATGGCATAGAGGGCCCGGCTGTCATCGTGATTAGCCAAGAAAGTCACAGCTTCTGTCTGAGATCTCTGAGACTAAGGCAAGAGGCAAGTCAGAGGTTTTCTCAGTCACTATCCAGTCCTGAGGACTTGGGGCCCAGTGCGGTGTGAAACTGTTGGATCCCTCTCCTTCTCTTAGTCCCCATCAGGGTCCAGGCCTTCCCCATGGAGAGGAACCCCAGGCGCAGCGACCTTGCTTACTTACTATATGTGGACAGTCTCGGGCATCAATCAGCACCTGATAGTAAGTGTGAGTTTTGCCTTTCACCTCCTTTGAGCCGTGGCCAGCAGGGTTCTCTGTTCtatggggcaggaggaaaagcccAAGATCAACCTGAGAAATGGAAGCAGGGCCTGCCCCAGCTCCCTACCACCCCCTCACCTAAACAGACCAGTGCCTGAACTGAAGGGGCTTAGCAGCAGCTGGTCAGATGTTCAGCACGCACTGGCCCAGCGCTCCCCAGTCAGGAGCAACCAAAAGAGTGTGGTGAAGAGTCATCCTTTATCTTACTCTCTGGATGCCTCTTTACAAAAGGGGCCAAGCTGAGAAAATCAAACTGCTGCTTCAGACCCTGGAGCCCAGAGCACCCCACTCTTCTCACATCCCAGGGGCTCTCTGTGATCACTTAATGGAGCtgggccttttctttttttttaaatgtactctAGTGATGGTAAGAGATGAAGAGAAAGCTTCTAACTGAACATCAAGAAATCAAGAAGCCTAGTTCCCCAAATGCCCTCTGGGGTACTGATAATGCAAACTAAGAATGCCTGGGGTAAGCATCCTGGGGAGGCCCGAAGGGACCCTTTGGCTTAAGACTCAGCACTCAGCACTTTTGTCTCCATGGGTATCAGTGTCAAGGGAGTGTTCTGGGACTGTTCCTAAGGCCCAGAATGATGCTGTCTTCACCGCTGGGACTCCAATTACGTAGGTCTACCATGGGTCgggcctcctccagaggatacTGTGAGGCACAATGAGAGGGAAACTTACTTTTCTGGGGCTGCAGAAGCCACATCCCGGTCATAGAGTCTGGCCTGCCAGGGAAACAGGACAACACCTCGGTAGCCAAAAACACTGTGAAGGAAAAGCTGGGAGAAAAGAGAGGCTTCAGTGAGTCTGCAGCCTAGCAGGTGCACCCAGGCGGGGCCCAGACCACCAAGTGGCACAGGTGGTGGCAATCCCAGCACAAGGTCTTGCTATTCCTTTCCTTGGACTCTGAGATCCACCCAAACCAACTGTGGAACACGATTATTGTCCCTTTACCTGGCTGACTTCTACTCAGCCGTCAGACCATAGCTGAGGCCTCGAGGaagccttcccttcccttccctcccttccactTAGCACAGTGTACAGCCATGAACCATGTGCATACTGTACTTCTTTTCTTAGACTGTCAACTCCATGAAAGAACTGCTTTCTGATTTAATACCAATGCATAAAGCCCTGTCTATTGTAGGCATACAGAGGAAAAAAGCTGAATAAACAAAAAGTTCTTCTTATCTACAAGAGGCCTAAATCTATCTCAGAAGATCTGGCATAAAACTAACTCAGAAAAAGAGCCTCACACCCAGAACTTAATTCACTGCACCCAATTCAACTAAAACAAAGCATCAAAAAAGCAGCGGTGCTTTTCTGAAAGCTCCCTCCACTGACTTCCCATCAACCACTATGTTAGATGACTCTTCAGCAATAGGACTCTTTCCTCAATATAGTTCAAACCATCTCTGTCCACACTAACTTGGAAACAAAACCAGATGACGCATGAAGTGCATTCAAATCCaggaaaacagggaaaaaaaaccatcttaaaacaacaacaacaaaactttttATTCTGGTCTGGCACCAAACACCAAGGCAGAAAATCATGATGTCCAGGTCTGTGGCCAAATTTTACCCTTTCAGAAGCAGAGCACACCGTGAAAACCAAAGATGATGCCGCCCAGCACTCACCTGTCCGGTCTCatattttccattctgttttgGCACCTCAAACACACCAACTGTCTCCAAAACTTTTCCCTCTGGTCGGTTTCTGattaggaaggaaaaagaacaagCAACTGAAAAGCTAAGAAGTGAAGGGTACTAATCCATCAGAAAAAGCTATTAGGATACTGGGAGGGCCGGGGCCATGACAGCAGAGAAGGGTCGCAACAGTGGGGCCAGCTGAAGCAGGGAAGGGTCCTGCCAAGCCACCCCTCCACAGAGATTCTGCTGCTTTGCCTCTGAGGTCCAGCCACAGATGCCTCCTTGATTTCCATGAGATCTGACAGCTCCCAGATCACTTTCTTCCCTCTTGACTCTTAGCATTCCTCGTATCACGCCCTCAGACCATGCTTCATCGTATCCCTTGCCTCCATTTCTTCCCTGACCCATCCTCCTGACCTCCCACAGCAGTGAGTGACTGCCTTTCCCACTTTGCATTTCAGTTATTTGTGTCACTGTCTTATCTCCATTAGAGACTGTAAGTTCCCCAGGAGCAATGCTTGTGTCTGATTAGCCTGTGCTCCCTCTCAGAGCCTAGGGTATAAGGGGTGCTCAAAAGAAAACTTCTTTTGTGTCATCATGCCATCTCCACCTCTAAACTGCAGTCCTCATCCTGGCACTGCaccaatgttattctctcaattaGTTTTTGTTCAGATTTACATCAATTTTCAGAGGAGTCTTAAATTGCAAATAGCTATCATCTCTCCCCCATGTCCATGTCTCATCTCAGCCACTAAAAGGTAGCTCTCACAGTGACTTCTGGACTGGACTGCTTTCTCTGGGGGCCCTTGAAAGCACCGTTTTCTTACTATTGTGGAGAGGTGAACTCCATGTCTCCTTCCACTTGGTTCACCTGCCCCAATTCGATCTCTCTGGTCCCATCCCTAGGCACATTGTTCACACCATCCCCGTGGCCTCAAACCCCCTCCTTCCTCAACTCACATTAAGAGAGAATGTGCCCCCAAGGTCACACTGAAGCCTGGGACCCACGCAGGGCGCAGACTCGGGTCCTGTTTCCCATTTCCAGCATCTTTCTGAGGGAGGCCTTGACCCTCAGTCACGGGCTGGGGGTTCAAATCAAAAGCCCTAGCACTTAATTGAAGGACTTCTCTCTAACACTTGCGCTCGGATGCCCGCATTCGAGGAAGTAGGCTTTGCTCCGAGAGGGTTACTAGTTCCCCCCTCAGGGCCAGTCCGGCACAATCCAGGACTCTGGGCCGCGCTCCCTTCCTCGCTCCTGGCACGCGTCCCAGGCAGCGCAGGTCGGCTCTCGACCGGAACTTTCCCCTGGGTCGAACTCCTATCACCCTCTGCCGCTGGGCCCTCTGGCCCGGGACACGCTCCCTAGGCTCCAGACCCGACCCCCGCGCTCCGTCCCTCACCGGGACGAGAGGTGCCTCCGCGTCGTCGTGGCCGCCACGGGTGGGAAGGCCCCAGCTCCACCCGCCGCACAGAGCGGCCTCGGCCCCCGGGTCCCAGTCAGCGACCGGGACCACCAACGACTGCCCACGGTCAGGGCCCGCCGGGCCACACAGCCCGCCATGTCTCGCCCGAGCGCCCGCTGGGCTGCTGACACACTGCCCGACCCGCGGCCGGGCGGCGTTCCGCCCCCGCCCCACACTGCCCCGCGCCGTTGCCCCGCCCCCTAGGCCCTCTGCCCCGCCCCGCGAGCTTCGCGCTTCTTCCGGCGCAGGCGGACGGATGTCTGGGTTCTGGGTCACCTGACCGTGAAGTCGGCCAGTCATGGCGTCCTGCTTGTTAGCTGGCGAGCGATTTGTACGCGCTCTGGGTCCTGGTGGGGAGCTGGAGCCAGAGCAACTGCCCGGGAAGCTGCGGGCAGAACTTGAGGCCGCGCTAGGGAAGAAGCACAAGGGCGGCAATCGCCCGGCTCGCCTGGTTTCTTTCCGCCTGATCCGGGATCTGCATCAGTACTTGAGAGAAAGGGGTGAGCCCCAGGCTCCGGTTCAGGGTCgcctcttttttttcccagagtTTAGGCTGTCCTGAGGTCTTTTTTCCTGAGGGGTGTATCTGTTGCTGAACCAAACTCGCGGCTTCTTTCATGACTCCCAGCAAACCCAATATACTGAGGCAGGGTTCTGGTGAAGAAAAGTACAGTATTTAATGCAGGGTGCCAAGCAAGGGAACGGGAAACAAGGCTCAAATCCACTCTAGTTTGGAATTTGAGTTAAGGAATTTTCGTTTAAGGAGGAGAACAAAGAGGCTGGGAATAATTGTCGTGTGATATTTCCTAATTGTGGTTTCAGGAGTCAGAATGTTTCTGATTTAGGATTCTCTAGTCAAGTGGTCCTTGGCTCCGGTGTCTGTTAGTTCACTTTGCCCTGGAGAAGCAACCAGAGTTTTCAGGTTAATGATGATATTTGTAGCAGTACATTAAACATGTTGTCAACATAGCAGTTTTAATCATCTGACTCTGGTTCATTAGTATTCTGTTAACACAGGATAGAAGTTAGAGGGGACCGGAAAAggaataaagttttggatagATTAATCGTAAGGTCAGTAAGGAAACTCAGTTTTAGGGGGACTGGGTTTCAAATCCATCACTCTCTTTCACCCATGGAATGATCATCTGGCCAACCCAAGAGTCACCTCATAAACCCTGGGGAACCAGCCTactctcttcataatttccacggGAATTTTTCGTGGATGACAGCAGTTCCTGTTCTCTTGAATCTCATCTTTACGTCTAGGCCCACGTGACCCTTGAGAAAGTCCACATTCTAACTCAATGGCACTGCATaggttcagtttctttcttttaagccacattaaaaaaaaaaaaaaataacaaacatagTGAGCTCACCCTGTGTGTGAATCTAGATTTTCCATCTTAAGAGTGGTCACATCTGATAGAgttggttggtttttgtttttggataTAGAATGATGGGAAGTTCTGTTGAAAGCTCTGGACTGGGAGTGGCATCTGAATTGTAGTCCTGACTCTGCTATTGACTCTTTGTGGAGGAGTCATTTCTCTTCCTTGAGCCTCTGTTCTTTTATATGTAAAGGGGTCCAATATGACAAACTGGCAGGTAAGGTCTTTTGCCAGAATTAACAGCCTGCCCAGAAATGGGAAGGGTAGATTATTCAGTTATTAGAACTAAAAAGGACCTTAGAGGTCATCTAGCACAGTGTTCTATAAGTATTCACCACTACTAGGCCTTAAATCTATTTAGGGCAAGTTCTATTGTGGCCACAGAACTGACCTAACTTAAAGATGAATATAAATGACCTATGTGTTACTAGCTGTGACATTGGTTGGGTAATTGAGAGCCAACAATTAAAGTCACTATGCAGCACTAGGATATACTTATGTATGTGGGATTATCTTAGTTTCTTCCCAATTGAAAATGATCCTGGAGATGAACTGATAGAAGAGTAGCCATGTTTTATTCTGGTAGAAAGACTTGGTGGGCTGGGGACttctttggcagtccagtggttaagatgccgtgctctcaatgcagagggtgtgggtttgaaccctagttgggaaactaagTTCCCACATACCTCAtggcactgccaaaaaaaaagaagaattggtGGACTAGATCCTTCTCTGATCCTTCAACCTCACCTCTATGCATTTTTCCTCAGGTTCCAAACTATACCTTCATGAGCTCCTAGAAggcagtgaaatctatctcccagagGTGGTGAAGCCTCCTCGGGTACGTAAGGGATTATATTTGTGAAAATGGATGTTGACTCAGTTGGGTTTATTCATTTTGCTTCCAAATTTATGAATCTTTGAGCGCAAAATTTGTTCTTTGAATCCTTAAGAGCTGGGGTGGAGGAAACCAGATATTGTCCTCCCAGTCTGACAGCTTGGAAAACTgatacccaaaaaaaaaaaagaaaatagtttccaAAGCACTGGAGGCAGGACTGGTGCATGGGTCTTCTTAGCAGTACTTTGCCCCCTGAAACCAGTGATTGTGACATGTTTTCTAGCAAGCTAGAAATATCATTcttcttgtttgatttttctgcCTCAGAACCCAGAGCTAGTTGCTCGTCTGGAAAAGATTAAGATACAGCTGGCCAATGAGGAATATAAGCGGATCACCCGCAATGTCACCTGTCAGGTAAGAGCCCACTCTTCAATATGTGGACCCTGTAGCCCCTGAAAGCAGGGCCCTGCACTAGGAAGACGCACAGATGGAAGAAACAATGTGGAAACCTGGTTTGTATACTATTAATATTAAGGGACTATAGAAGCTCTGTGCTGTGTACAAGCCAAATACAGTTCCCATCCTATTTACTGAGACTGTCAGCTCAGATGGTGACTGATTTTTAAAGGTTGTAGAGGTGGAGATGAGCCTGGAGCCGTTCTTTTGACAGAGCACCCTGCTTTTCTCTGGCATGCACCTGGCCCAGAGGAAGAGAGGGATACATG
Protein-coding regions in this window:
- the TMEM199 gene encoding transmembrane protein 199 isoform X3 — protein: MASCLLAGERFVRALGPGGELEPEQLPGKLRAELEAALGKKHKGGNRPARLVSFRLIRDLHQYLRERGSKLYLHELLEGSEIYLPEVVKPPRNPELVARLEKIKIQLANEEYKRITRNVTCQDPRHGGTLSDLGKQVRSVKALVITIFNFIVTVAAAFVCTYLGSQYIFTEMTSVLEAAELEAGLHHVSLILSLPSEYWLP
- the POLDIP2 gene encoding polymerase delta-interacting protein 2, which gives rise to MAGCVARRALTVGSRWWSRSLTGTRGPRPLCAAGGAGAFPPVAATTTRRHLSSRNRPEGKVLETVGVFEVPKQNGKYETGQLFLHSVFGYRGVVLFPWQARLYDRDVASAAPEKTENPAGHGSKEVKGKTHTYYQVLIDARDCPHISQRSQTEAVTFLANHDDSRALYAIPGLDYVSHEDILPYTSTDQVPIQHELFERFLLYDQTKAPPFVARETLRAWQEKNHPWLELSDVHRETTENIRVTVIPFYMGMREAQNSHVYWWRYCIRLENLDSDVVQLRERHWRIFSLSGTLETVRGRGVVGREPVLSKEQPAFQYSSHVSLQASSGHMWGTFRFERPDGSHFDVRIPPFSLESNKDEKTPPSGLHW
- the TMEM199 gene encoding transmembrane protein 199 isoform X2, producing MASCLLAGERFVRALGPGGELEPEQLPGKLRAELEAALGKKHKGGNRPARLVSFRLIRDLHQYLRERGSKLYLHELLEGSEIYLPEVVKPPRNPELVARLEKIKIQLANEEYKRITRNVTCQDPRHGGTLSDLGKQVRSVKALVITIFNFIVTVAAAFVCTYLGSQYIFTEMTSRVLAALIVASVVGLAELYVMVRAMEGELGEL
- the TMEM199 gene encoding transmembrane protein 199 isoform X1, coding for MASCLLAGERFVRALGPGGELEPEQLPGKLRAELEAALGKKHKGGNRPARLVSFRLIRDLHQYLRERGSKLYLHELLEGSEIYLPEVVKPPRNPELVARLEKIKIQLANEEYKRITRNVTCQDPRHGGTLSDLGKQVRSVKALVITIFNFIVTVAAAFVCTYLGSQYIFTEMTSVHKSVVVLAPHILMQTCNLYQKTPEQQRDLLSPICAGRRTDQRTSNKRKPVDAGWCNCTQGNFLES